In the genome of Pogona vitticeps strain Pit_001003342236 chromosome 13, PviZW2.1, whole genome shotgun sequence, one region contains:
- the DRC3 gene encoding dynein regulatory complex subunit 3 has translation MTSRLYDSIEPNVINEEMLQKAVEEQGPQEEAGQLAKKEGINFRDVKELQLDFRNILKIDNLWQFVNLTKLQLDNNIIEKIEALESLVNLVWLDLSFNNIEVIEGLEALIKLQDLSLYNNRISKIENLDTLQYLQIFSIGNNNIHNLENMIYLRKFKNLRTLNLSGNPVCDNEQYSMFIAAYLPDLVYLDFRLLDDNMREMALIKYQYAIEEMKQGEAVALAKQEELDAAEKEVAYHRAAYVEYLNGPFLFDSMYAEDPEASKLMYLPGVPDLVEMYKTKFVAICENLFEYGLKQHERREEEVKLFYECLNEALAENQEQGAKIMRAFEEKNSGALDVIQSLSDTQVTELKLAEYNEEISKLSETLMTLEMQLVDQLEEVIKDFERNIADLVSIFIENEQGLMAQCRDLENHHHEKLLETAINTLEKIVKSEFEEDMPDDVRMLFVDKDTIVNAVNASHDIHLLKIDNREDEIITKANNWASALIEKVHKDEIHRNRSRVMEINQYIDHLQGDVDNLDILEPIPGF, from the exons ATGACCAGCCGGTTGTACGACAGCATTGAGCCCAACGTCATCAACGAGGAGATGCTGCAGAAAGCGGTGGAGGAGCAAGGGCCTCAAGAGGAAGCCGGCCAGCTGGCCAAAAAGGAAGGGATCAACTTCAGGGACGTCAAAGAACTGCAGCTGGATTTTAGAA ATATCCTGAAAATCGACAATCTTTGGCAGTTTGTAAACCTGACAAAACTGCAGCTGGACAACAACATCATTGAGAAGATAGAGGCCCTGGAGTCCCTCGTGAATCTGGTCTGGCTAG ATTTGTCTTTCAACAATATCGAGGTGATTGAAGGCTTAGAGGCCCTCATTAAGTTGCAGGACCTTAGTCTGTACAACAATAGGATTTCCAAGATCGAGAATCTGGACACACTTCAATACCTTCAGATCTTCTCCATTGGAAATAACAACATACACAATCTGGAAAAT ATGATCTATCTCAGGAAGTTCAAAAACCTGCGCACGTTGAACCTCAGTGGGAATCCGGTATGTGACAATGAACAATACTCCATGTTTATCGCTGCTTATCTCCCAGATCTTGTGTACCTGGATTTTCGGCTGCTGGATGACAACATG aGAGAAATGGCCTTGATTAAATACCAGTATGCCATTGAGGAGATGAAGCAAGGGGAAGCTGTGGCTTTAGCCAAGCAGGAAGAACTGGATGCGGCTGAAAAAGAGGTGGCATACCACAGG GCTGCTTACGTGGAGTATTTGAACGGGCCCTTCCTCTTTGACAGCATGTATGCCGAAGATCCAGAAGCCTCCAAGCTGATGTACCTCCCTGGAGTACCAGATCTTGTGGAAAT GTACAAGACTAAATTTGTGGCCATTTGTGAGAACCTGTTTGAGTACGGCCTGAAGCAGCACGAGAGGCGGGAGGAAGAAGTCAAGCTCTTCTATGAATGCCTCAATGAAGCCCTGGCAGAAAACCAAGAGCAGGGCGCCAAGATCATGCGGGCCTTTGAAGAAAAGAATAGCGGG GCCCTGGATGTCATTCAGAGCCTTAGCGACACCCAGGTCACCGAGCTGAAACTCGCGGAGTACAACGAAGAGATCTCAAAGCTGTCCGAAACGCTGATGACTCTGGAGATGCAGCTGGTTGACCAGTTAGAG GAAGTCATAAAAGATTTTGAACGGAACATTGCCGACTTGGTGTCGATCTTCATAGAAAACGAACAAGGTCT AATGGCCCAGTGCCGGGATCTGGAGAACCACCATCACGAGAAGCTCCTGGAAACGGCCATCAACACGCTGGAGAAGATAGTGAAGAGCGAGTTTGAGGAGGACATGCCAGATGACGTTCGGATG CTTTTTGTAGACAAAGACACCATCGTCAATGCCGTCAACGCCTCCCATGATATCCACCTCCTTAAGATCGACAACCGAGAAGATGAAATCATCACGAAAGCCAACAACTGGGCTTCCGCCCTGATCGAGAAG GTTCACAAGGATGAAATCCACAGAAACCGAAGCCGCGTCATGGAAATCAATCAATACATCGACCATCTCCAGGGGGACGTGGACAACTTGGACATTCTGGAACCGATCCCTGGGTTTTGA